One genomic segment of Capricornis sumatraensis isolate serow.1 chromosome X, serow.2, whole genome shotgun sequence includes these proteins:
- the LOC138071007 gene encoding LOW QUALITY PROTEIN: E3 ubiquitin-protein ligase SIAH1-like (The sequence of the model RefSeq protein was modified relative to this genomic sequence to represent the inferred CDS: inserted 2 bases in 1 codon), which yields MTQHAKLAPWGRRRAGRASPRRPPECEVFGASAREFGSVHGLGSARGLGSARGLEKGGLSGATTTLRRATRGRGGGGGVALAGGPWRRRRRRSVCEPGPRSRCAXSPTEMTDKTVSNSALASLFECPVCLNHVLSPITQCQNGHLVCSECRSRLTHCPTCRGPLTGVRNLAMERVADLVLFPCRYASSGCGATMRPTEKADHEEHCEFRPCRCPCPGTSCGWQGAMDAVVPHVMQHYNSSVLTLQGEVVVFLAVNINLAGTLDWVMVQSCFGSQFLLILEKLEIHDGFQKFFAAVQLIGTREQAEHFTYRLELNGTRRRLMWEATPLSIHERIETAFLNCDCLLFHPRVAELFAENGDLNIKVTISMT from the exons ATGACCCAACACGCAAAGTTGGCCCCCTGGGGCCGCAGGCGCGCGGGCCGCGCTTCCCCGCGGCGGCCGCCAGAGTGTGAGGTATTTGGCGCGAGCGCGCGCGAGTTCGGGAGCGTGCACGGGCTCGGGAGCGCGCGCGGGCTCGGGAGCGCGCGCGGGCTCGAGAAAGGCGGGCTGTCGGGAGCCACGACGACGTTG CGGCGAGCCACACGAGGCAGAGGCGGTGGCGGTGGCGTGGCCCTCGCTGGTGGGCcttggcggcggcggcgacgacgGAGCGTGTGTGAACCAGGACCGAGGTCGAGGTGCGC CTCCCCCACAGAAATGACTGACAAAACTGTGTCCAACAGTGCCTTGGCGAGTCTTTTTGAGTGTCCGGTGTGTTTGAACCATGTCTTGTCTCCAATTACACAGTGCCAGAATGGCCACCTCGTTTGTAGTGAATGTCGCTCAAGGCTCACCCATTGTCCAACTTGCCGGGGCCCGCTGACAGGCGTTCGCAACTTGGCCATGGAGAGAGTGGCCGATTTAGTACTCTTCCCGTGTAGATACGCCTCTTCTGGATGCGGAGCAACCATGCGACCCACAGAAAAAGCAGACCACGAAGAACACTGTGAGTTTAGGCCCTGTCGTTGCCCTTGCCCTGGCACTTCCTGTGGGTGGCAAGGCGCCATGGATGCCGTTGTACCACACGTGATGCAGCACTACAACAGCTCCGTTTTAACCCTGCAGGGAGAAGTTGTCGTTTTCCTTGCAGTCAACATTAATCTGGCTGGTACCCTTGACTGGGTGATGGTGCAGTCCTGTTTTGGGTCTCAGTTCTTACTAATTTTGGAGAAACTGGAAATCCACGACGGTTTCCAGAAATTCTTTGCCGCTGTCCAGCTGATAGGAACACGCGAGCAAGCTGAACATTTTACTTATCGACTTGAGCTAAATGGTACGAGACGGCGATTGATGTGGGAAGCCACGCCTCTATCTATTCATGAGCGAATTGAAACAGCGTTTCTGAACTGTGACTGCCTACTCTTCCACCCCAGAGTTGCGGAACTTTTCGCAGAAAATGGCGATTTAAACATCAAGGTAACTATTTCCATGACTTGA